The genome window CCGAGGACGACATTATGGGAGATCGTAAGTGTATTGGAGTCGATTATGTGAAGATAGCTTATTCCACCCGATGCGGCACTGCTGGTGATGAATATCCTTTCGCCATCGTGTGAAACGCCAACGCCGTGCGGCATATTAAATAGATCTCCTGTTATCTCGGCAGGAGGAACATCATGGCTCAGATCGATGACTGAGACGCTGTTATCTCCCCGGTTAGCTGCAATCACGGCGTTTCCATCGGGCGATACTACCAGATGCCAGGGAGAACTGCCCACAGGCCACTGACCGAAGAGGGCGCCGGTTTCCGTATCGTAAGATCTGACTTCTCCTCTACCCGATAGAGTAATATAAACACGATTGACCGATGGTGCCATTTCCATCTGCAAGGCCTGTGCCCAGTTGTCAGCGAATGAGGCGCAACCGGGGGCACTCTGGCTCTGTTCGTATTCGGACGCTAGGGGAAAGCGCTCCGGCTCATACTCGGGGTCACCAAATTTCTCCACATCAATCTTGAACAGACACGACGAACTGAAGCTGGCACTCCAGACATAATCGCCCGCAAGATCGATAGTGATGCCGTGGGGAGATTCTGCATCAACATCTACAGTTCCCATAATACTCATGTCAGATGTACGAATCTTGTGTATCTCTTTCGACTGCAGCGCCACTCCCCCCATGGGCATGAAGCGGGAGACATAGAGAAACTGACCATCTTGGGAGAGTGTCATGAGGGCAGGCATGTTGCCCACATCTACCGTATCCTCAAGCTCATCCGTGAGAAGATCGAATTTCGCCACGATGCCCGAAGAGATGAGTGTCGCGTACCACTTTTTATTCTCGTCATCAATGACCACAAAATGAGGCCGATCGAGGATTCCCGGTGTGAAATCGACGTCCACTTCCCTGATGATCTCTCCTGTACTTGCGTTGATGACACCAACCTTATCGGCTTTCTGGTAGGTAACGTACACCTTTGAGATATCCTCATCGGCATCCTTATAGTCACCGCAGGCTGACAACAGCAAGAGAACCAACAGAAGTGAGGCAAGAATCAGTGTCTTTTTCACGAAGGAATCCCTCGGAGCGCCATTTCAGTAAGTGTACCTCTTTCAGCCCGTAATTACAAGCCGTGGCTACAGGCCACCATCGAAGCCGATGACCCATCGCGTGAGGTCTAAGGACTTGATCTCCCGCCCCGCCGGATTGGCGGTATGATTGAGCCAGAAAGGAAAGTCCATGCGCAATCTCCACGTCTTGCCTGCTATCTTCTTGCTAAAGACAAAG of Candidatus Neomarinimicrobiota bacterium contains these proteins:
- a CDS encoding beta-propeller fold lactonase family protein, which encodes MKKTLILASLLLVLLLLSACGDYKDADEDISKVYVTYQKADKVGVINASTGEIIREVDVDFTPGILDRPHFVVIDDENKKWYATLISSGIVAKFDLLTDELEDTVDVGNMPALMTLSQDGQFLYVSRFMPMGGVALQSKEIHKIRTSDMSIMGTVDVDAESPHGITIDLAGDYVWSASFSSSCLFKIDVEKFGDPEYEPERFPLASEYEQSQSAPGCASFADNWAQALQMEMAPSVNRVYITLSGRGEVRSYDTETGALFGQWPVGSSPWHLVVSPDGNAVIAANRGDNSVSVIDLSHDVPPAEITGDLFNMPHGVGVSHDGERIFITSSAASGGISYLHIIDSNTLTISHNVVLGEDVMATGLAVMQSVCSDCD